The following coding sequences lie in one Nitrospira lenta genomic window:
- a CDS encoding serine O-acetyltransferase codes for MKQYELIKRLLLQIQEDWIANNRDWTEPGFRALTVHRVGFWAWERSEGVFRSSLLFLYRIVWRYIRNHYGIEIPHTTVIGRRFRIAHQSGIVIHPMTEIGDDCIIRQNVTIGAVTWERFKDGPKLGHRVDVGAGAVILGKVTIGEGAKIGPNTVIMTNVPAGATVFVEAPRMIQMKRP; via the coding sequence ATGAAACAATATGAATTGATTAAGCGTCTTCTCCTTCAGATCCAAGAGGACTGGATCGCGAATAACCGGGACTGGACCGAACCGGGTTTCCGCGCGCTGACGGTTCATCGGGTTGGGTTCTGGGCCTGGGAGCGTAGCGAAGGCGTGTTCCGGTCGAGCTTGTTGTTCTTGTACAGGATCGTGTGGCGATATATCCGGAATCATTATGGAATTGAAATCCCTCACACGACTGTCATCGGCAGGCGGTTTCGAATTGCGCATCAGAGCGGGATCGTCATCCATCCCATGACCGAGATCGGGGACGACTGTATCATCCGCCAGAATGTGACAATCGGCGCGGTGACCTGGGAGCGTTTCAAAGACGGCCCCAAGCTGGGGCATCGCGTCGACGTCGGTGCCGGTGCGGTTATCCTAGGCAAGGTCACGATCGGCGAGGGCGCCAAAATCGGTCCCAATACCGTCATTATGACGAATGTTCCTGCCGGTGCGACGGTGTTTGTGGAAGCGCCTAGGATGATTCAGATGAAACGGCCGTAG